A window from Actinomycetospora corticicola encodes these proteins:
- a CDS encoding MarR family winged helix-turn-helix transcriptional regulator has protein sequence MDGSAEDTARAVRLTLGRLRRRLREHYDRAELTASQLGVLTRLDREGPATVSDLAAAEGVRPQSMAMAVGAVIERGLVRRDPDPDDGRRQVASLTPAGQEFVTSSRAAGQGWLAGVLGERLTAEERMHVLEAMALLEKVVA, from the coding sequence ATGGACGGATCGGCGGAGGACACCGCGCGGGCCGTGCGCCTGACGCTCGGCCGGTTGCGGCGTCGCCTGCGCGAGCACTACGACCGTGCCGAGTTGACCGCCTCGCAGCTCGGCGTGCTCACCCGGCTCGACCGGGAGGGTCCGGCCACGGTCAGCGACCTCGCCGCGGCCGAGGGGGTGCGGCCGCAGTCGATGGCGATGGCGGTGGGAGCGGTGATCGAGCGGGGGCTCGTGCGCCGGGACCCCGATCCCGACGACGGGCGGCGGCAGGTTGCGTCGTTGACCCCGGCCGGGCAGGAGTTCGTGACGAGCTCCCGGGCCGCCGGGCAGGGCTGGTTGGCGGGGGTGCTCGGCGAGCGGCTGACCGCCGAGGAGCGGATGCACGTGCTCGAGGCGATGGCGCTGCTGGAGAAGGTGGTGGCGTGA
- a CDS encoding MFS transporter has product MTAVRASAFDRRLLAPMVLGSILNPVNSTLIAVALVPIGIAFGAPASQTAWLVSGLYLATAVGQPVTGRLVDLYGPRPLYLVGTALVGLGGLLGLLAADLGVLVAARVVIGLGTCAGYPAAMALVRRESRRTGQDSPETVLTVLSVATQTIAVIGPTLGGLLIGLGGWRTTFAVNLPLAVLALVVGWWRLPRGAGERSAGERVVSLVDPAGIALFTVTLVTLLLVLERPALWPLAIVTAAAAAGLVWWERRAAHPFLDVRVLAGNVPLLLTFLRALLGATVSYAILYGYTQWLEQGRGLSASGAGLALLPIFLGGIGVAALTGRRREIRGKLLVGAAGQIVVAVLLLFLGPTSPIWLIVVVALVAGVPQGLNNLAIQNAVYRQADPERTASSAGLMRTFFYLGAIAAGTTGGFAFADGGATTAGLHVLAVVMLVAAGLFLLVTVVDRSLARLEAPAPGLPSGR; this is encoded by the coding sequence GTGACCGCCGTGCGCGCGTCCGCGTTCGACCGTCGGCTCCTCGCGCCGATGGTGCTGGGCTCGATCCTCAACCCGGTCAACTCCACGCTGATCGCGGTGGCCCTGGTGCCGATCGGCATCGCGTTCGGGGCGCCCGCGTCGCAGACGGCGTGGCTGGTCTCGGGGCTGTACCTCGCGACGGCCGTCGGGCAGCCGGTCACCGGACGGCTCGTCGACCTCTACGGTCCGCGCCCGCTCTACCTCGTCGGCACCGCCCTCGTCGGGCTCGGTGGCCTGCTCGGCCTCCTCGCCGCCGACCTCGGCGTCCTGGTGGCGGCGCGGGTGGTGATCGGGCTCGGGACCTGCGCGGGCTATCCGGCGGCGATGGCGCTGGTGCGGCGGGAGTCGCGGCGCACGGGGCAGGACAGCCCCGAGACGGTGCTGACGGTGCTGTCGGTGGCCACGCAGACGATCGCCGTGATCGGGCCGACGCTCGGCGGGCTGCTCATCGGGCTGGGCGGCTGGCGCACCACGTTCGCGGTGAACCTGCCCCTCGCGGTGCTCGCACTGGTGGTCGGGTGGTGGCGGCTCCCGCGCGGGGCGGGGGAGCGGTCGGCGGGGGAGCGGGTGGTCTCGCTCGTCGACCCGGCGGGCATCGCCCTGTTCACCGTCACCCTGGTGACGCTGCTCCTCGTGCTGGAGCGCCCGGCGCTCTGGCCGCTCGCGATCGTCACGGCGGCGGCCGCGGCGGGCCTGGTGTGGTGGGAACGGCGGGCCGCGCACCCGTTCCTCGACGTCCGGGTGCTCGCCGGGAACGTCCCGCTGCTGCTGACGTTCCTGCGCGCCCTGCTCGGGGCGACGGTCTCCTACGCCATCCTCTACGGCTACACGCAGTGGCTCGAGCAGGGCCGCGGGCTGTCGGCCTCCGGCGCCGGCCTCGCGCTGCTGCCGATCTTCCTCGGCGGGATCGGGGTCGCGGCTCTCACCGGACGCCGTCGTGAGATCCGCGGGAAGCTGCTCGTGGGCGCGGCCGGTCAGATCGTCGTCGCGGTCCTGCTGCTGTTCCTCGGCCCGACGAGCCCGATCTGGCTGATCGTGGTGGTCGCCCTCGTCGCCGGGGTGCCACAGGGACTGAACAACCTCGCCATCCAGAACGCGGTGTACCGGCAGGCCGACCCGGAGCGCACCGCGTCGTCCGCGGGCCTCATGCGCACCTTCTTCTACCTGGGCGCGATCGCTGCCGGCACCACGGGCGGGTTCGCGTTCGCCGACGGCGGCGCCACGACCGCGGGTCTGCACGTCCTCGCCGTGGTGATGCTCGTGGCGGCCGGGCTCTTCCTGCTCGTCACCGTGGTCGACCGATCCCTCGCCCGCCTGGAGGCTCCGGCCCCGGGTCTACCGTCGGGCCGATGA
- a CDS encoding GNAT family N-acetyltransferase, producing MSETSTVAIEIVERVDDALLEAVRRLLPQLSRSATFDEQTIAWVVAHEACTLFTASLDGEVVGALTLVTYPLPTGLRAHVDDVVVDDAARGRGVGEVLVRAALDRAVEVGARTVDLTSRPSREAAIRLYERCGFGRRDSTLFRWTPPEAG from the coding sequence ATGAGCGAGACCAGCACCGTCGCGATCGAGATCGTCGAGCGCGTCGACGACGCCCTGCTCGAGGCGGTCCGGCGCCTCCTGCCCCAGCTCTCGCGCTCGGCGACGTTCGACGAGCAGACGATCGCGTGGGTGGTGGCGCACGAGGCGTGCACGCTGTTCACCGCCTCGCTGGACGGAGAGGTCGTCGGGGCGCTGACCCTCGTGACCTACCCGCTGCCCACCGGTCTGCGGGCCCACGTCGACGACGTCGTGGTCGACGACGCCGCGCGGGGTCGGGGCGTCGGCGAGGTGCTGGTGCGGGCGGCCCTGGACCGGGCGGTGGAGGTCGGCGCACGCACCGTCGACCTCACCTCGCGACCCTCCCGGGAGGCGGCGATCCGGCTCTACGAGCGGTGCGGCTTCGGCCGCCGTGACTCCACCCTCTTCCGGTGGACGCCGCCCGAGGCGGGGTAA
- a CDS encoding carboxymuconolactone decarboxylase family protein: MTDLPAADAKDWGGRLPRNESIDLDDDQQAAAERIHQRQQRWAEKSGFAATDAQGGLIGPFNSFVLRPGQSAGFNQWVANDQRNSSLPAPIREVVILTVGVAWDAAYEIYAHVAVARSVGLSETVIEGIRTRSTEGFTGAELAAHRFTAELVREHRVADATYAAAEAAFGRDGVLDMVHLIGMYLATSALLNAFEVPAPEIPPAP, translated from the coding sequence GTGACCGATCTCCCCGCGGCGGACGCGAAGGACTGGGGCGGGCGACTGCCCCGCAACGAGTCGATCGACCTCGACGACGACCAGCAGGCCGCCGCCGAACGGATCCACCAACGTCAGCAGCGCTGGGCCGAGAAGTCCGGCTTCGCCGCGACCGACGCCCAGGGCGGCCTCATCGGACCGTTCAACTCGTTCGTGCTCCGCCCGGGGCAGAGCGCCGGGTTCAATCAGTGGGTCGCGAACGACCAGCGGAACTCCTCGCTGCCCGCGCCGATCCGCGAGGTCGTCATCCTCACCGTCGGCGTCGCCTGGGACGCGGCCTACGAGATCTACGCGCACGTGGCCGTCGCGCGGTCGGTCGGGCTGTCGGAGACCGTGATCGAGGGGATCCGCACCCGCTCGACCGAGGGGTTCACCGGCGCCGAGCTCGCCGCGCACCGGTTCACCGCCGAGCTCGTACGCGAGCACCGGGTGGCCGACGCGACCTACGCCGCCGCGGAGGCCGCCTTCGGCCGCGACGGGGTGCTCGACATGGTCCACCTCATCGGCATGTACCTCGCGACCTCCGCGCTGCTCAACGCCTTCGAGGTCCCGGCCCCGGAGATCCCGCCGGCGCCGTGA
- a CDS encoding methyltransferase domain-containing protein has protein sequence MSDPYSDHAAAYAAHNAVAPYNALYERPALLDLANDVAGLDVLDLGCGPGVTTAELVRRGARVTGLDRSAALVEHARGLSGAEFLVHDLADPLPLTDAAVDLVVAGLVLHYLDDWSAVLAEVYRVLRPGGRFVASVHHPLTDVRIASLEPHGAYLESYRIADVWEMAGEEVVVWFWHHPLGSMTGWIAGAGLTLTDVVEPRPLPSMADSHPESFVRLSAEPAFLLLETRRLG, from the coding sequence GTGAGCGACCCGTACTCCGACCACGCCGCCGCGTACGCCGCCCACAACGCGGTCGCCCCGTACAACGCGCTCTACGAGCGGCCGGCGCTGCTCGACCTCGCGAACGACGTGGCCGGGCTGGACGTGCTCGATCTCGGCTGCGGCCCCGGCGTCACGACGGCGGAGCTGGTCCGGCGGGGCGCCCGGGTCACTGGGCTCGACCGGAGCGCGGCACTGGTGGAGCACGCCCGAGGGCTCTCCGGAGCCGAGTTCCTCGTGCACGACCTCGCCGACCCGCTGCCCCTGACGGACGCTGCCGTCGACCTCGTAGTCGCCGGTCTCGTCCTGCACTACCTCGACGACTGGAGCGCGGTCCTCGCCGAGGTGTACCGCGTGCTGCGGCCCGGTGGCCGGTTCGTCGCGAGCGTCCACCACCCGCTCACCGATGTGCGGATCGCGAGCCTGGAACCCCACGGCGCCTACCTCGAGAGCTACCGCATCGCTGACGTCTGGGAGATGGCCGGCGAGGAGGTCGTCGTCTGGTTCTGGCACCACCCGCTGGGATCGATGACCGGATGGATCGCGGGCGCCGGGCTCACCCTCACCGACGTCGTCGAGCCCCGTCCGCTGCCGTCGATGGCCGACTCCCACCCGGAGTCCTTCGTCCGCCTGTCCGCGGAGCCGGCCTTCCTCCTCCTCGAGACCCGCCGTCTGGGTTAG
- a CDS encoding MbtH family protein encodes MTNPFDDENGRFRVLVNAEDQHSLWPVFAEVPSGWTVVFGEGSDGAERAACVSYVEEHWTDLRPRSLRERLAADAS; translated from the coding sequence ATGACCAATCCGTTCGACGACGAGAACGGCCGTTTCCGCGTGTTGGTCAACGCGGAGGACCAGCACAGCCTGTGGCCGGTGTTCGCCGAGGTGCCGAGCGGGTGGACCGTCGTGTTCGGCGAGGGCTCCGACGGGGCGGAGCGTGCCGCGTGCGTGAGCTATGTCGAGGAGCACTGGACCGACCTGCGCCCCCGCAGCCTGCGGGAGCGGTTGGCGGCCGACGCGTCATGA
- a CDS encoding type IV toxin-antitoxin system AbiEi family antitoxin, whose product MDPFRASEAVAAGETTWARLRGPGYVRLAADTWVAVGSEDDVRLRVRTLGTWSGGVGVVAGPLAALAWRADCPWDDAELVLPSPRRLAPPNTRVRTDRLHADEVTERFGIPVTTPARTAFDLARRAPLVEAVAAVDALAYRCHLTAEHLLEVADRHPGVRGSVQVRRVADLMDPGAMSPPETRLRLLFVLAGLPRPVTQYPVSLRSGFDIELDLGWPDPPPGRRPVGAEYDGPEHRTPRGQGKDHLRDGDLDDLDWDITRVAQVQLAVPRHAAKLVERFRRKLT is encoded by the coding sequence GTGGACCCCTTCCGCGCCTCCGAGGCCGTGGCCGCCGGCGAGACGACCTGGGCCCGGCTCCGCGGGCCCGGCTACGTGCGGCTCGCGGCGGACACCTGGGTGGCCGTGGGGTCCGAGGACGACGTGCGGCTGCGCGTCCGGACCCTCGGGACCTGGAGCGGGGGCGTGGGAGTCGTCGCCGGGCCGCTCGCTGCTCTGGCGTGGCGAGCCGACTGCCCCTGGGACGACGCCGAACTGGTCCTCCCCAGCCCGCGTCGTCTCGCGCCGCCGAACACCCGGGTGCGGACCGATCGGTTGCACGCCGACGAGGTGACCGAGCGGTTCGGGATCCCGGTCACCACGCCCGCCCGGACCGCGTTCGACCTGGCCCGACGCGCGCCCCTCGTCGAAGCGGTCGCCGCCGTCGATGCTCTGGCCTACCGCTGCCACCTCACGGCGGAACACCTGCTCGAGGTGGCGGACCGACACCCGGGCGTCCGCGGGTCGGTGCAGGTACGCCGGGTCGCCGACCTCATGGACCCCGGCGCGATGTCGCCCCCGGAGACCAGGCTCCGCCTCCTGTTCGTGCTCGCGGGCCTGCCCAGGCCCGTCACCCAGTACCCGGTCAGCCTCCGGTCCGGGTTCGACATCGAACTCGACCTCGGCTGGCCCGACCCGCCTCCGGGCCGCCGGCCGGTCGGTGCCGAGTACGACGGCCCCGAACACCGCACCCCGCGCGGTCAGGGCAAGGACCACCTCCGCGACGGGGACCTCGACGACCTGGACTGGGACATCACCCGCGTCGCGCAGGTGCAACTGGCCGTCCCACGGCACGCCGCGAAACTCGTGGAGCGCTTTCGTCGCAAGCTCACATGA
- a CDS encoding amidohydrolase family protein has product MGTTIVGARVFDGERSIGPATVVLSDAGTIDAVEPGEREPVEGEVDARGRTLLPGLIDAHVHLRGAGNLGQDLRHGVTTVLDMFSAPPQFTAMLRRRAYSRDDEADLRSSGLMAGAVDGWPAVMLPPDPTGWRMPGLAGPDDAERFVADREREGSDYLKVFVENAADVTRPTLSPETVAAVCGAARRRRLLTVAHAPTRWAFATARAAGVDVLTHLPLDGTAEVAADLTVVPTMTMMAALTSQDSVRALLDDPRLTARLSSEVVAGLEAGDRGGLPTSSAVGASYAHAEDNLARLLEAGATVVAGTDANDVPGRPAAVLHGTSMHLELELLVRAGMSPADALAAATSRAADVFALADRGRIAPGRRADLLLVDGDPLSDVTATRDLRTVWRRGVEHDLSSPVHAPGRDVVGPPRRR; this is encoded by the coding sequence GTGGGGACGACGATCGTGGGCGCGCGCGTGTTCGACGGGGAACGGTCGATCGGGCCCGCGACGGTGGTGCTGTCCGACGCGGGAACGATCGACGCCGTCGAGCCGGGGGAGCGGGAGCCGGTCGAGGGTGAGGTGGACGCCCGCGGGCGCACCCTGCTGCCGGGGTTGATCGACGCGCACGTGCACCTGCGTGGCGCGGGGAACCTCGGCCAGGACCTGCGGCACGGGGTGACCACCGTGCTCGACATGTTCTCGGCGCCCCCGCAATTCACCGCGATGCTGCGGCGGCGGGCGTACAGCCGGGACGACGAGGCCGACCTGCGCAGCTCCGGGCTGATGGCGGGCGCGGTGGACGGCTGGCCCGCCGTGATGCTGCCGCCCGACCCCACCGGCTGGCGCATGCCCGGGCTCGCGGGGCCGGACGACGCCGAGCGGTTCGTCGCCGACCGGGAGCGCGAGGGGTCGGACTACCTCAAGGTGTTCGTGGAGAACGCCGCCGACGTCACACGACCCACGCTGAGCCCGGAGACGGTGGCCGCGGTGTGCGGGGCGGCCCGCCGCCGGCGGCTCCTGACGGTGGCGCACGCCCCGACCCGGTGGGCCTTCGCCACGGCGCGCGCCGCCGGGGTCGACGTGCTCACCCACCTGCCCCTCGACGGGACCGCGGAGGTGGCGGCGGACCTGACGGTGGTGCCGACGATGACCATGATGGCCGCCCTGACCAGCCAGGACTCGGTCCGGGCCCTGCTCGACGACCCCCGCCTCACGGCACGCCTGTCGAGCGAGGTGGTGGCCGGGCTCGAGGCGGGGGACCGGGGCGGGCTGCCGACGTCGTCGGCGGTCGGCGCCTCGTACGCGCACGCCGAGGACAACCTCGCGCGGCTGCTGGAGGCGGGCGCGACGGTCGTCGCGGGCACCGACGCGAACGACGTCCCGGGACGTCCTGCCGCGGTGCTGCACGGCACCTCGATGCACCTGGAACTGGAGCTGCTCGTCCGTGCGGGGATGTCGCCCGCCGATGCGCTCGCGGCCGCGACCTCGCGGGCCGCGGACGTCTTCGCGCTCGCCGACCGCGGTCGCATCGCCCCCGGACGGCGGGCCGACCTGCTCCTCGTCGACGGCGACCCGCTCTCCGACGTGACGGCGACGCGGGACCTGCGGACGGTGTGGCGGCGCGGGGTCGAGCACGACCTGTCGTCGCCCGTGCACGCCCCCGGACGGGACGTCGTGGGCCCGCCGCGACGTCGCTAG
- a CDS encoding acetate uptake transporter: MSTTSESRAAAHASTMDEHAADPTRHFADPGPLGLAAFALTTFLLSLFNAGLAPEALESTVLPLALFYGGLAQLIAGLFEFRKANTFGATAFVSYGSFWLAFAAFVKFVEPGLPSGQATTAAGLFLLGWAIFTGYMMIASLRTTGALIAVFVLLFLTFLLLAIGDLTGTDGIATIGGYVGILTALAAWYASFAVVTNATWGRQVLPTAPR; the protein is encoded by the coding sequence ATGTCCACGACCAGTGAGAGCCGTGCCGCTGCGCACGCATCCACGATGGACGAGCACGCCGCCGATCCGACCCGGCACTTCGCCGATCCGGGTCCCCTCGGGCTCGCGGCCTTCGCCCTGACCACGTTCCTGCTCAGTCTCTTCAACGCCGGGCTGGCCCCCGAGGCGCTGGAGTCCACGGTGCTGCCACTCGCCCTGTTCTACGGCGGGCTCGCGCAGCTGATCGCGGGGCTCTTCGAGTTCCGCAAGGCCAACACCTTCGGCGCCACCGCGTTCGTCTCGTACGGGTCGTTCTGGCTCGCGTTCGCGGCGTTCGTCAAGTTCGTCGAGCCGGGCCTGCCGTCCGGTCAGGCCACCACCGCCGCCGGGCTCTTCCTGCTCGGCTGGGCCATCTTCACCGGCTACATGATGATCGCGTCGCTGCGCACCACGGGCGCCCTCATCGCCGTGTTCGTGCTGCTGTTCCTGACGTTCCTGCTGCTCGCGATCGGCGACCTGACCGGCACCGACGGCATCGCGACCATCGGCGGCTACGTCGGCATCCTGACCGCGCTCGCGGCCTGGTACGCCTCGTTCGCCGTGGTCACGAACGCCACGTGGGGCCGCCAGGTCCTGCCGACGGCGCCGCGCTAA
- a CDS encoding mycothiol transferase, whose amino-acid sequence MNSSDVLVDAFGRVRSDVHRAVEGLDERALNLRLDGDANPVGWLVWHLTRVQDDHIADLAGVQQAYTSQGWAESFGFDLDPASIGYGHTTEQVAAVHVTDPALLVGYYDAVHDRTVDYLRTLSDEDLDTVIDDAWDPPVTRGVRIISVLDDDIQHAGQAAFVAGIARRA is encoded by the coding sequence GTGAACAGCTCCGATGTCCTCGTGGACGCCTTCGGCCGGGTCCGCTCCGACGTGCACCGCGCGGTGGAGGGCCTGGACGAGCGTGCCCTCAACCTGCGGCTCGACGGCGACGCCAACCCGGTCGGCTGGCTCGTCTGGCACCTCACCCGCGTCCAGGACGACCACATCGCCGACCTCGCCGGCGTCCAGCAGGCCTACACGTCGCAGGGCTGGGCGGAGTCCTTCGGCTTCGACCTCGACCCGGCGTCCATCGGCTACGGCCACACCACGGAGCAGGTGGCCGCCGTCCACGTCACCGACCCGGCCCTGCTCGTCGGCTACTACGACGCCGTGCACGACCGCACCGTCGACTACCTGCGCACCCTCTCCGACGAGGATCTCGACACGGTCATCGACGACGCGTGGGACCCGCCCGTCACCCGGGGCGTGCGCATCATCAGCGTGCTCGACGACGACATCCAGCACGCCGGGCAGGCCGCGTTCGTCGCCGGCATCGCCCGCCGCGCGTGA
- a CDS encoding HNH endonuclease signature motif containing protein has protein sequence MAIDAAFDPWTGPEPLPPWEPEDPDEPTWRPLSDAEFEALFPWLPEPEPPFFEPDDPQDHAPLTGEPRGDEPGWAVPGVTATPTASDDGLSASSQAVLDEVDAATTAWRLAGARVYRSLTALRASDVLAETRYQRLPRLLEDHVRLDPQTVTRLDRHAEALHPHVTPTGATTPAQLPATAAAVDDGVIDGQHVEIITKTMDRLRKVPELDDGVLAVAEEQLAAVAATHSPRALASAAKTVADRLDPDGAAPKDDDPTGNELHMTRRRNGQLAAKLVLREPAAAALFEDAVRAATPAPASAVTADPDTGLPPVADEVDGRRVGVDPRVEARDSKPNRQASGLLDLISASHRAGLDHGADEQHPGSPTASMPLPDLDDHGDTTAWPTEPAPTDAHAGRHDDAESTVGAAAEDEQNDDTADTTAGAAAADDEHSAADRPPTEEADPGQPLFGDGPPADEPPPQRPWTPPDFDAMSLPGRERVTLTVTLDYQTLRQQLTDASGALALLGDSTWVSPETARRLACDAEIIPVVLGAKGEVLDIGRKTRAVPAGIARAVIHRDRHCAFPGCRRRARTTQLHHIVHWAHGGDTALDNLVCLCRYHHDLVHHAGWQVAMIDHLPWFTPPAWLDPTRTPRHNRPWQVPIR, from the coding sequence ATGGCGATCGACGCGGCGTTCGACCCCTGGACGGGGCCCGAGCCGCTGCCGCCCTGGGAACCCGAGGACCCCGACGAGCCCACCTGGCGGCCGCTCTCCGACGCCGAGTTCGAGGCGTTGTTCCCGTGGTTGCCCGAGCCGGAGCCTCCGTTCTTCGAACCCGACGACCCGCAGGACCACGCGCCCCTGACCGGGGAGCCCCGTGGTGATGAGCCGGGGTGGGCGGTCCCGGGTGTCACCGCAACCCCCACCGCGTCGGACGACGGGTTGTCCGCCTCCTCGCAGGCGGTGCTCGACGAGGTCGACGCCGCGACCACCGCGTGGAGGTTGGCCGGAGCCCGGGTGTACCGGTCCCTGACGGCGTTGCGGGCCAGTGACGTGCTGGCCGAGACCCGGTATCAGCGGCTGCCGCGGTTGTTGGAGGACCACGTCCGGCTCGACCCGCAGACCGTCACGAGGCTCGACCGGCACGCCGAAGCGCTGCACCCGCACGTCACCCCGACCGGGGCGACCACCCCCGCCCAGCTGCCCGCCACCGCCGCGGCGGTGGACGACGGGGTGATCGACGGGCAGCACGTCGAGATCATCACCAAGACCATGGACCGGCTGCGGAAAGTCCCCGAGTTGGACGACGGCGTGCTCGCGGTGGCGGAGGAGCAGCTCGCCGCCGTAGCGGCGACGCATTCGCCGCGGGCGTTGGCGTCGGCGGCGAAGACGGTCGCCGACCGGCTCGACCCCGACGGCGCCGCCCCGAAGGACGACGACCCGACCGGCAACGAGCTGCACATGACCAGGCGCCGCAACGGGCAGCTCGCCGCGAAGCTGGTGCTGCGAGAGCCGGCCGCGGCGGCGTTGTTCGAAGACGCCGTCCGCGCCGCCACCCCCGCCCCCGCCTCCGCGGTGACCGCCGACCCGGACACGGGGCTCCCGCCCGTCGCCGACGAGGTGGACGGGCGGCGGGTGGGGGTGGACCCGCGGGTCGAGGCCCGGGATTCGAAGCCGAACCGGCAGGCCTCCGGACTGCTCGACCTCATCTCGGCCAGCCACCGAGCCGGGCTCGATCACGGCGCCGACGAGCAGCACCCCGGCAGCCCCACCGCGTCCATGCCACTCCCGGACCTCGACGACCACGGCGACACCACCGCCTGGCCCACCGAACCCGCACCCACTGATGCGCACGCCGGCCGGCATGACGACGCCGAATCGACTGTTGGTGCTGCGGCCGAGGACGAACAGAACGACGACACCGCGGACACCACCGCGGGCGCCGCCGCGGCCGACGACGAACACAGCGCGGCGGACAGGCCACCGACCGAGGAGGCCGACCCCGGGCAGCCACTGTTCGGCGACGGACCACCTGCCGACGAGCCGCCACCGCAACGGCCGTGGACCCCACCGGACTTCGACGCGATGTCACTACCCGGCCGGGAGCGGGTGACGCTCACCGTCACCCTGGACTACCAGACGTTGCGCCAACAGCTCACCGACGCCAGCGGAGCGTTGGCGCTGCTCGGCGATTCCACCTGGGTTAGCCCGGAGACCGCCCGCCGCCTCGCGTGCGACGCCGAGATCATCCCCGTCGTCCTCGGAGCCAAGGGCGAGGTCCTCGACATCGGCCGCAAGACCCGCGCCGTCCCTGCCGGCATCGCCCGCGCCGTCATCCACCGCGACCGGCACTGCGCCTTCCCCGGCTGCCGCCGCCGCGCCCGCACCACCCAGCTCCACCACATCGTCCACTGGGCCCACGGCGGCGACACCGCCCTGGACAACCTGGTCTGCCTCTGTCGGTATCACCACGACCTCGTCCACCACGCCGGATGGCAGGTCGCGATGATCGACCACCTGCCCTGGTTCACCCCACCGGCCTGGCTCGACCCCACCCGAACACCCCGACACAACCGCCCCTGGCAGGTCCCGATCAGGTAG
- a CDS encoding GDP-L-fucose synthase family protein produces the protein MVELDRSARVLVAGSGGLVGSAVVRALGAAGFSDVVGARSAQVDLRDADAAREFVTAARPDVVVDAAARVGGIAANNARPVEFLHDNLRIQANLLDAAHAAGTERLLFLGSSCIYPKFAEQPIREDSLLTGALEPTNDAYAIAKIAGIMGVQSYRREYDRRWISAMPTNLYGPGDNFDLESSHVLPALIRKFHEATVNGDATVTVWGTGSPRREFLHVDDLAAACVHLLEAYDDPAPINVGTGEDVTIAELASLVAQTVGFTGEIVYDTSRPDGTPRKVLDVSRIAGTGWKPRIGLAEGLASTYRWYLDNYVNEGAR, from the coding sequence ATGGTCGAGCTGGATCGTTCCGCGCGGGTGCTGGTGGCCGGTTCCGGGGGGCTGGTCGGTTCGGCGGTGGTGCGGGCGTTGGGCGCGGCGGGGTTCTCGGACGTGGTCGGGGCGCGGTCGGCGCAGGTGGATCTGCGCGATGCGGACGCGGCGCGGGAGTTCGTGACGGCGGCCCGGCCGGATGTGGTGGTGGATGCGGCTGCACGGGTGGGTGGTATCGCGGCGAACAACGCGCGGCCGGTGGAGTTCCTGCACGACAATCTGCGTATCCAGGCGAATCTGTTGGACGCGGCGCACGCTGCGGGCACCGAGCGGTTGTTGTTCCTGGGCTCGTCGTGCATCTATCCGAAGTTCGCGGAGCAGCCGATCCGGGAGGACTCGTTGCTGACGGGGGCGTTGGAGCCGACCAATGATGCGTACGCGATCGCGAAGATCGCGGGGATCATGGGGGTGCAGTCCTATCGCCGGGAGTACGACCGGCGGTGGATTTCGGCGATGCCGACGAATCTGTACGGGCCGGGGGACAACTTCGATCTGGAGTCCTCGCACGTGTTGCCGGCGTTGATCCGGAAGTTCCACGAGGCCACCGTGAACGGCGACGCGACGGTGACGGTGTGGGGGACGGGGTCGCCGCGGCGTGAGTTCCTGCACGTGGACGATCTGGCGGCGGCGTGCGTGCATCTGCTGGAGGCCTACGACGACCCGGCGCCGATCAACGTGGGCACGGGTGAGGACGTGACGATCGCGGAGCTGGCCTCGCTGGTGGCACAGACGGTGGGCTTCACGGGCGAGATCGTCTACGACACGTCGCGTCCGGACGGCACGCCGCGCAAGGTGCTGGACGTCTCGCGGATCGCCGGGACGGGCTGGAAGCCGCGGATCGGGCTGGCCGAGGGCCTGGCCTCGACCTATCGCTGGTATCTCGACAACTACGTGAACGAGGGAGCTCGATGA